One genomic window of Nicotiana sylvestris chromosome 10, ASM39365v2, whole genome shotgun sequence includes the following:
- the LOC138879020 gene encoding uncharacterized protein, translating into MATIDQQNGIQNLILDRKETIICRRITIEAYCRSYLWSGTNTITRKALIAWDKVCTPKSIGGLGLLNIRLWNKAAITKASWDIEHKANRLWIRWLHAYYIINQQFSQMPIPQRARWIVRKIFEARETMALIQDTKTGSLIKQIYRKLIGDNERITWKTLRFGNDARPKAQFTVWPQMHGKLLTVDRYVSWGINVDPICNLCNSHDETRNHLFMECPFSNKVWEGVLKWMQVPLFRTSRWELPEKWIIKASKDKTQKSFKSLSWLTLNGCILCGLREIREGLKK; encoded by the coding sequence ATGGCAACCATTGATCAACAAAATGGTATCCAGAATCTCATCTTGGACCGCAAAGAAACTATCATATGCAGAAGGATTACAATTGAGGCCTATTGTAGAAGCTACTTATGGTCTGGTAcaaacacaatcacaagaaaagcACTAATTGCTTGGGATAAGGTTTGCACTCCAAAATCAATTGGTGGCCTAGGCTTGCTAAATATACGACTATGGAATAAAGCTGCAATAACTAAGGCAAGTTGGGATATTGAGCATAAGGCAAATAGGTTGTGGATCAGGTGGTTACATGCCTACTATATCATAAACCAACAATTTAGTCAAATGCCTATTCCTCAACGGGCAAGATGGATAGTGAGGAAAATATTTGAAGCAAGAGAAACAATGGCATTAATTCAAGATACCAAAACAGGCAGTTTAATCAAGCAGATTTATCGTAAGCTTATTGGTGATAATGAGAGAATAACTTGGAAGACTTTGCGATTTGGAAATGATGCTAGACCAAAAGCTCAATTCACAGTTTGGCCGCAGATGCATGGGAAGCTACTGACTGTTGATAGATATGTCTCATGGGGGATAAATGTtgatcctatatgcaatctatgTAACAGTCACGATGAAACAAGAAACCACTTATTCATGGAGTGTCCTTTCTCTAACAAAGTCTGGGAAGGAGTGTTGAAATGGATGCAGGTTCCTCTCTTTAGGACATCACGATGGGAGCTGCCGGAGAAATGGATCATTAAAGCATCAAAGGATAAAACACAAAAGAGCTTCAAATCTTTAAGTTGGCTTACACTGAATGGGTGCATACTATGTGGATTGAGAGAAATCAGAGAAGGTTTGAAAAAATAG